A stretch of the Geovibrio thiophilus genome encodes the following:
- a CDS encoding DNA-processing protein DprA produces MKNMKGNESINTIVDLLNQHLKETITVEDFYTTRQLMVNKIMRLKNHIDGVVAIGDDNFPSHRGNVKQSEQPVVLFYRGDLSLLNKSNKNIAVIGLLTPDSNIEDIEKKIVSELIKHKITIVSGLALGCDSIAHKQAIDSNGTTIAILPSSLDDILPASNKVLAKEIISKNGLLVTEYYEKAKSKQELASRYQDRDRLQALFSDGIILSASYAKNDQGNDSGSRLAMKYALNYSIPRAVLYNFQTNGNDPKYDLNRQIINEDSNVIVINSENLTTSLKIIIEKTHRVIYKPLSITDFL; encoded by the coding sequence ATGAAAAACATGAAAGGAAATGAGTCTATAAATACAATCGTTGATTTGTTGAACCAGCATTTAAAAGAAACTATTACCGTTGAAGATTTCTATACAACAAGACAACTTATGGTTAATAAAATTATGAGATTAAAGAACCATATTGATGGCGTTGTCGCTATTGGTGATGACAACTTCCCTTCACATAGAGGCAATGTCAAACAGAGTGAACAACCAGTGGTGCTATTTTATCGTGGAGATCTAAGTTTATTAAATAAGAGTAATAAAAATATTGCTGTTATCGGTTTGTTAACCCCCGACAGTAATATTGAAGATATTGAAAAAAAAATTGTTTCAGAATTAATAAAACATAAAATAACGATAGTTAGCGGGCTAGCACTAGGCTGCGATTCTATTGCCCACAAGCAAGCAATAGACTCTAATGGGACAACAATTGCAATTCTACCAAGTTCATTAGATGATATTTTGCCTGCATCAAACAAAGTCTTGGCTAAAGAAATAATAAGTAAAAATGGTTTATTAGTGACTGAATACTATGAAAAAGCTAAATCCAAACAGGAGTTAGCCAGTAGATATCAAGATAGGGATAGATTGCAAGCCTTATTTAGTGATGGAATTATTTTGTCAGCAAGCTATGCAAAGAATGATCAAGGAAACGATAGCGGTTCTCGATTGGCAATGAAGTATGCCTTGAATTATTCAATTCCAAGAGCTGTTTTATACAACTTTCAAACCAATGGCAACGATCCTAAATATGATCTCAACAGGCAAATAATAAACGAAGATAGTAACGTTATAGTTATAAATTCCGAAAATCTTACGACATCATTAAAAATCATAATTGAGAAGACTCATCGTGTAATATATAAACCGCTGAGCATCACTGATTTTTTATAA
- a CDS encoding type II toxin-antitoxin system RelE/ParE family toxin yields MIKSFGDKETENVFYDGKSKKLPSDILSRAAKILDRINAADTTDFLRLPPSQRPHKFFGCLEGFWSISINMQWRIIFWFEESDAFDVEIVDYH; encoded by the coding sequence ATGATCAAGTCTTTCGGCGATAAAGAAACTGAGAATGTATTTTATGACGGGAAAAGCAAGAAGCTGCCGTCAGATATTTTGTCCAGAGCCGCAAAAATACTGGACAGGATAAATGCCGCCGACACGACAGATTTTCTCCGGCTGCCGCCAAGCCAGAGACCGCATAAGTTTTTTGGCTGTTTAGAAGGGTTTTGGAGTATCAGCATCAATATGCAATGGCGTATAATCTTCTGGTTTGAAGAGAGTGATGCCTTTGATGTTGAAATAGTCGATTACCACTGA
- a CDS encoding HigA family addiction module antitoxin — MAIRRDIYRKTEHQPEHPGEYLSEIIEETHGLTQSSLAVSLGVSFRTINQICNKRRGISPEIALKLSKFFGTTPQSWLNMQQAYDLWKAEQTTDVSHIQTLSA; from the coding sequence ATGGCTATTCGGAGAGATATATACAGAAAGACGGAACACCAGCCCGAGCATCCGGGAGAATATCTTTCTGAAATCATTGAAGAAACTCATGGGCTCACGCAGAGCAGTCTGGCTGTTTCCCTTGGTGTATCTTTCAGGACTATTAACCAGATATGCAATAAACGCAGAGGCATAAGCCCTGAAATAGCTCTGAAACTGAGTAAATTTTTCGGAACCACACCGCAGAGCTGGCTGAATATGCAGCAGGCTTATGATCTGTGGAAGGCTGAGCAAACCACTGATGTAAGCCATATTCAGACCTTATCCGCCTGA
- a CDS encoding Crp/Fnr family transcriptional regulator, which translates to MKTSAAILKKNPKFADFSEAEMEEFLSYFTKESYNAGRLILKEGDKGDRFCIIAEGEVGISKDVNDQTCIFLNNLKAGDFFGEMAILTGYPRSANATASTMVAILSITADRLTEMKTAHPVIFSKFVWIMAKTVSERMFKLEERLSGILNASLSENFL; encoded by the coding sequence TTGAAAACAAGTGCAGCGATACTGAAAAAGAATCCCAAATTCGCCGATTTTTCGGAAGCGGAGATGGAGGAGTTTTTAAGCTATTTCACAAAGGAATCGTATAACGCAGGAAGACTTATCCTCAAGGAAGGGGACAAGGGTGACAGATTCTGCATCATAGCCGAAGGCGAGGTAGGCATATCTAAAGACGTGAATGATCAGACGTGCATTTTTCTCAACAATCTCAAAGCCGGGGATTTTTTCGGGGAAATGGCTATCCTTACCGGTTACCCCCGCTCGGCAAACGCGACCGCGTCCACAATGGTGGCAATCCTTTCCATCACGGCTGACAGACTCACGGAGATGAAGACGGCACATCCTGTTATTTTCAGTAAGTTTGTGTGGATAATGGCAAAAACAGTATCAGAAAGAATGTTCAAGCTGGAGGAGAGGCTTTCAGGGATTCTCAACGCCTCACTTTCGGAAAATTTCCTTTAA
- a CDS encoding SIR2 family NAD-dependent protein deacylase, with protein MNKAVDIICGSRSCLFLTSAGMSAESGIPTFRDKEGYWRNFPAYKNLNLEAVELANPRSFKTRPAHAWAFYEWRRRNARENKPHEGYSVINSLIDNHFENSFIHTTNTDGFHMISGTSADHVYEIHGSIWRLQCMAGLGCSYTYEENDDVPLCGLDCESMTASNLPVCPKCGGLLRPNVLMFGDFDYVEHAYQYNNFRDFLERAGIPDVTLLIGSSGSVPTNDYLALRLQASGSRIITINPDESSLKVCKPDVFIQTGAKEALAAIADGLGIKYH; from the coding sequence ATGAACAAAGCAGTGGACATCATATGCGGCTCCCGAAGCTGCCTCTTTCTGACAAGCGCAGGAATGAGCGCCGAATCGGGCATTCCGACTTTCAGGGACAAAGAAGGCTACTGGCGGAACTTTCCCGCCTACAAAAACCTTAACCTTGAGGCTGTGGAGCTTGCCAACCCCAGAAGCTTCAAGACCCGCCCCGCCCATGCGTGGGCTTTTTACGAGTGGCGCAGGCGCAATGCCCGCGAAAACAAGCCCCACGAAGGTTACTCCGTAATAAACTCCCTCATTGACAACCACTTTGAAAACTCTTTCATACACACCACCAACACTGACGGCTTCCATATGATCTCAGGCACATCCGCCGACCATGTTTACGAAATCCACGGCAGCATCTGGCGGCTCCAGTGTATGGCGGGGCTGGGGTGCAGTTATACGTATGAGGAAAATGACGATGTTCCCCTCTGCGGACTGGACTGCGAGAGTATGACCGCCTCAAACCTGCCCGTATGCCCCAAATGCGGCGGGCTTCTGCGCCCGAATGTACTGATGTTCGGCGATTTTGACTATGTGGAGCATGCCTATCAGTACAACAACTTCCGTGACTTCCTTGAGCGGGCGGGCATACCCGATGTTACCCTGCTCATAGGTTCCAGCGGCAGTGTGCCCACAAACGATTACCTCGCTCTGCGCCTTCAGGCATCGGGCAGCCGGATAATCACAATAAACCCCGACGAATCGTCCCTGAAGGTCTGCAAGCCCGACGTATTCATACAGACAGGCGCCAAAGAAGCACTGGCGGCGATAGCAGACGGACTGGGAATAAAATATCATTGA
- a CDS encoding methylated-DNA--[protein]-cysteine S-methyltransferase has protein sequence MYMVHLTNKHICDVFPVFDDTDRLTEVCLIRPEEFDIKPVKKEHEEICAYLESYPDGECPLKFDELVFEGRSDFHKTVYKNLFNLPKGEVITYGRLAEVSGSKKAARAVGTAMGTNPYPLIVPCHRVVRSDSLGNYSSGVHKKVKLLEAEGAHWK, from the coding sequence ATGTACATGGTTCACCTGACAAACAAGCACATATGCGATGTTTTCCCCGTGTTTGACGATACTGACAGGCTCACGGAGGTCTGCCTTATCCGCCCTGAGGAGTTCGACATTAAACCCGTTAAGAAGGAACACGAAGAGATCTGCGCCTATCTGGAATCATACCCCGACGGGGAATGCCCTCTGAAATTTGATGAGCTTGTCTTTGAAGGCAGAAGCGATTTTCACAAAACGGTTTATAAAAACCTTTTCAACCTTCCCAAAGGTGAAGTGATCACCTACGGCAGGCTCGCCGAAGTCAGCGGAAGCAAAAAAGCCGCAAGAGCAGTGGGCACGGCAATGGGAACAAACCCCTATCCGCTTATCGTTCCCTGCCACAGGGTTGTGCGGTCGGATTCTCTGGGAAACTATTCCAGCGGAGTACATAAAAAAGTAAAACTTCTCGAAGCGGAAGGAGCTCACTGGAAATAA
- the thiH gene encoding 2-iminoacetate synthase ThiH: MTFTQIHKEYDWNEIKSFIHSRTADDVAAVLNKETITETDFAVLLSPAAEKFLEPMAREASSITLRRFGRTIKIYAPIYTSNECTNSCVYCGFNRHNEIPRVTLTDAEILAEAKTIADMGIQHLLLVTGESPKVVSVSDLARTCDMLRDMFSSLSIEVFPMSTGEYTALRSSGADGLTIYQETYNRETYARVHPAGRKRNFEWRLETPDRGAEAGYRTVGIGALMGLEDFRTEEFFVGIHARYLMKQYWKTHVTVSFPRIRFAAGNFTPYELIKDKNLVQSMLALRLFLHDAGLVISTREPAGMREHLLPLGVTQMSAGSKTEPGGYNKEHDGKQFKVEDDRTVAEFCAMLRSKGYDPVMKDWDKNFLVRS, translated from the coding sequence ATGACATTCACACAGATACATAAAGAATACGACTGGAACGAGATCAAAAGCTTCATCCATTCAAGGACGGCAGATGACGTTGCCGCCGTGCTGAACAAGGAGACAATAACCGAGACGGACTTCGCCGTCCTCCTCTCCCCCGCCGCGGAAAAATTTCTGGAGCCGATGGCAAGGGAGGCGAGCAGCATCACATTGCGGAGATTCGGCAGAACCATCAAGATATACGCACCGATCTACACATCCAACGAATGTACAAACTCCTGTGTTTACTGCGGGTTCAACAGACATAACGAAATCCCCAGAGTCACCCTGACCGATGCGGAGATACTCGCCGAGGCAAAAACCATAGCGGATATGGGGATTCAGCATCTCCTTCTGGTTACGGGAGAATCGCCGAAAGTCGTAAGCGTTTCCGACCTTGCCAGAACCTGCGACATGCTGCGGGATATGTTCAGCTCACTCTCCATAGAGGTTTTCCCTATGAGCACAGGTGAATACACGGCTCTGCGCAGCTCCGGCGCCGACGGACTGACCATATATCAGGAAACCTACAACAGGGAAACCTACGCAAGAGTGCATCCGGCGGGCAGAAAGCGTAACTTTGAATGGCGCCTTGAAACACCGGACAGAGGAGCGGAAGCAGGGTACCGTACGGTGGGGATCGGCGCTCTGATGGGACTTGAGGATTTCCGCACTGAGGAATTTTTCGTCGGCATCCACGCGCGCTATCTTATGAAGCAGTACTGGAAGACCCACGTTACCGTGTCATTCCCCCGAATACGCTTTGCAGCGGGCAACTTTACGCCCTATGAGCTTATAAAAGACAAAAACCTCGTTCAGTCCATGCTCGCCTTACGGCTTTTCCTCCATGACGCCGGGCTTGTTATCTCCACACGTGAGCCCGCCGGGATGAGGGAGCATCTTCTCCCTCTCGGTGTTACTCAGATGAGCGCAGGCTCAAAAACCGAACCCGGCGGCTATAACAAGGAGCACGACGGCAAGCAGTTCAAAGTAGAAGACGACAGAACCGTTGCGGAATTCTGCGCAATGCTCCGCTCCAAGGGCTATGACCCCGTCATGAAGGACTGGGACAAAAACTTCCTCGTGAGGTCTTAA
- a CDS encoding thiazole synthase, with protein sequence MFSKNLVIDGRTFRSRLMVGTGKFAGSDVMAKAAEASGAEIVTVALRRVDVNNPQDDILSHIDTSKYLLLPNTSGARDAEEAVRLARIARAAGCEPWIKLEVTPDPYYLLPDPIETFKAAQILVKEGFKVLPYINADPVLCKRLEEIGTVTVMPLGAPIGSNKGIRTADNLRIIIEQANVPVVVDAGIGAPSHAALAIEMGADAVLVNTAIATAGDPVKMATAFKLAVDAAVLARDAGMPSQKDKAEASSPLTGFLRD encoded by the coding sequence ATGTTCTCAAAAAATCTTGTTATAGACGGAAGAACCTTCAGAAGCAGACTCATGGTCGGCACAGGCAAGTTCGCCGGAAGCGATGTCATGGCGAAAGCTGCCGAAGCCAGCGGAGCGGAGATAGTTACTGTCGCCCTGCGCAGAGTTGACGTGAATAACCCTCAGGATGATATACTCAGCCACATAGATACATCAAAATACCTCCTCCTCCCCAACACATCCGGCGCCAGAGACGCCGAGGAAGCGGTAAGGCTGGCGAGAATCGCCCGTGCCGCAGGCTGCGAGCCGTGGATCAAGCTTGAGGTGACACCGGATCCGTACTACCTTCTGCCCGATCCCATTGAAACCTTCAAGGCGGCACAGATACTTGTGAAGGAAGGCTTCAAGGTTCTGCCGTATATTAATGCCGATCCCGTTCTCTGCAAACGCCTTGAGGAGATAGGCACGGTTACAGTCATGCCTCTCGGTGCGCCTATAGGCAGCAACAAGGGAATCAGAACCGCAGACAACCTGCGCATAATAATAGAGCAGGCTAATGTTCCCGTGGTTGTGGACGCAGGAATAGGCGCTCCCAGTCATGCGGCTCTCGCCATAGAGATGGGGGCGGACGCCGTTCTCGTAAACACAGCCATAGCCACAGCGGGAGACCCCGTGAAAATGGCGACGGCGTTTAAGCTGGCGGTTGACGCCGCTGTGCTGGCAAGGGATGCAGGAATGCCCTCACAGAAGGATAAGGCGGAAGCGTCAAGCCCGCTCACAGGATTTTTAAGAGATTAA
- a CDS encoding DegT/DnrJ/EryC1/StrS family aminotransferase, producing the protein MDFCNLKSQYSLVKEDIDRRVLAVFEHGRYIFGPEITELEKKCAEFCGVKHALAVSSGTDALLMGLMAYDVKPGDYVITTPFTFIATAEMIALLGAVPLFVDIEETTYNLDPAKLAEMLKTPPVDKAKIKGVIAVDLYGQMPDYEAIEKVIADSGLDLFLIEDAAQSFGAVQRGKRACAFGDIAATSFFPSKPLGCYGDGGMVFTNCDTLAEKMGWIRNHGQNERYRHKIVGINGRLDSVQAAVLLGKFDLFVDKEIDGRDRIAAIYTEKLSKIKGVKTPAVTDFNRSVWAQYSIVVENRDALAAHLNAKGVPTAVHYPIPLHMQEVFADLGVKKGALPVSEKIAAHIMSLPMCAYKTQEDTDTVTNAVAEFFK; encoded by the coding sequence ATGGATTTTTGCAATCTTAAAAGCCAGTATTCATTAGTAAAAGAAGACATTGACCGCCGTGTTCTAGCCGTTTTTGAGCACGGAAGATACATTTTCGGTCCCGAAATAACGGAACTTGAGAAAAAATGCGCCGAATTCTGCGGGGTTAAACACGCCCTTGCTGTTTCATCCGGCACGGATGCCCTGCTCATGGGGCTCATGGCTTACGATGTGAAGCCCGGTGATTACGTTATCACCACCCCTTTCACATTCATAGCAACCGCCGAGATGATAGCCCTTCTGGGCGCTGTGCCTCTTTTTGTTGATATAGAAGAAACCACATACAACCTTGATCCGGCAAAGCTTGCGGAAATGCTGAAAACCCCACCCGTCGACAAGGCTAAGATAAAAGGCGTTATCGCCGTTGACCTTTACGGTCAGATGCCCGATTACGAGGCTATAGAAAAAGTCATTGCCGACAGCGGGCTCGACCTCTTCCTCATTGAGGACGCCGCGCAGAGCTTCGGCGCCGTTCAGAGAGGCAAAAGGGCATGCGCCTTCGGTGATATAGCCGCCACATCCTTCTTCCCCTCCAAGCCCCTTGGCTGCTACGGCGACGGCGGCATGGTCTTTACAAACTGCGACACTCTCGCGGAGAAAATGGGCTGGATCAGAAACCACGGACAGAACGAAAGATACCGCCACAAAATAGTCGGCATCAACGGCAGGCTGGACAGTGTTCAGGCGGCTGTGCTTCTCGGCAAGTTCGACCTTTTTGTTGATAAGGAGATAGACGGGCGTGACAGAATCGCCGCTATTTACACCGAGAAACTTTCCAAAATAAAAGGTGTGAAAACACCCGCAGTCACGGACTTCAACCGCTCTGTGTGGGCTCAGTACTCCATAGTGGTTGAAAACAGGGACGCACTCGCCGCTCACCTCAACGCAAAAGGCGTGCCCACTGCGGTTCATTACCCCATACCCCTGCACATGCAGGAGGTTTTCGCCGACCTCGGCGTGAAGAAAGGAGCGCTCCCCGTCTCCGAAAAAATAGCCGCTCACATCATGAGCCTGCCCATGTGCGCATACAAAACGCAGGAAGATACAGATACTGTGACGAATGCCGTTGCGGAGTTTTTTAAATAA
- a CDS encoding RsmB/NOP family class I SAM-dependent RNA methyltransferase, producing MEKNRAFIEHFSRIFGTDSEAFFASLERLPSKHVRMNTKRGINYLPEIAEHGIILENDRRFPAVYKVLGGAEKLTSTVSFQTGGFYIQNPSSVFPPDVLCRFLPENPAVMDVSAAPGGKTVALCDMLKNSGVVVANEPSSKRLRSLEFNLEKYGCWSAKTVSFDGRVLHRHLEEAFDGILLDAPCSNENKIFRNETVNSSWEPALVERMAKLQREILESAFKCLKKGGVLVYSTCTFSAEENEGVIGSFLADNDEAELLDISEGENTFGISGNVVVDEKVLRVMPHKLPYDGFFIAALRRKGDRADGCAVKVKRDKQLDSLFYELPANLSVSQGSSTAYIETGCVLEARPHLSKSGIRLWKRAPELSAQSAWELGGSLKEEYRAETGMEGALRYLKGFDTDKTSDYHTPVLYYGEIPVGTVKTVDGKFKNKLDRYFLYGKNIEF from the coding sequence ATGGAAAAAAACCGCGCATTCATAGAGCATTTCAGCAGAATTTTTGGCACAGATTCCGAGGCGTTTTTCGCTTCCCTTGAACGGCTGCCCTCTAAACATGTACGCATGAACACCAAGCGGGGCATAAACTACCTGCCTGAAATAGCGGAACACGGCATAATTCTTGAGAATGACAGGCGTTTCCCCGCAGTTTACAAGGTGCTTGGAGGGGCGGAGAAGCTCACTTCGACCGTCTCTTTCCAGACAGGCGGTTTTTATATCCAGAATCCTTCGTCAGTTTTTCCGCCGGATGTTCTGTGCAGGTTTCTGCCTGAAAACCCCGCCGTTATGGATGTTTCCGCCGCCCCGGGGGGCAAAACGGTGGCATTGTGTGATATGCTTAAAAACAGCGGTGTGGTTGTAGCAAACGAGCCTTCGTCAAAAAGGCTGAGGTCACTGGAATTTAACCTTGAAAAATACGGATGCTGGAGCGCCAAGACTGTCTCCTTTGACGGGCGGGTGCTCCACAGGCATCTGGAGGAAGCCTTCGACGGCATACTTCTGGATGCTCCGTGCAGCAACGAAAATAAAATTTTCCGCAACGAAACAGTGAACTCCTCATGGGAGCCTGCCCTTGTGGAACGCATGGCGAAGCTTCAGCGGGAGATACTGGAATCCGCTTTCAAATGCCTTAAGAAGGGCGGGGTGCTGGTCTATTCCACATGCACTTTTTCAGCGGAAGAGAACGAAGGCGTGATAGGCTCATTTCTTGCGGATAATGACGAAGCGGAGCTTCTGGACATCTCCGAGGGGGAAAACACGTTCGGCATCAGCGGCAATGTCGTTGTGGATGAAAAAGTGCTCAGGGTTATGCCCCATAAGCTCCCCTATGACGGCTTTTTCATAGCCGCTCTGAGACGTAAAGGTGACAGAGCGGACGGCTGCGCGGTGAAGGTGAAGAGGGATAAACAGCTTGATTCGCTTTTTTATGAGCTGCCCGCAAACCTTTCCGTTTCTCAGGGGTCAAGTACCGCATACATAGAGACGGGCTGCGTGCTTGAGGCGAGACCGCATCTAAGCAAGAGCGGCATCCGCCTATGGAAGCGCGCCCCCGAACTCAGCGCCCAGAGCGCATGGGAGCTGGGCGGCAGCCTCAAAGAGGAATACCGCGCCGAAACAGGCATGGAAGGGGCATTGCGTTATTTAAAAGGATTTGACACGGATAAGACGTCCGACTATCATACTCCGGTTCTTTACTACGGGGAAATTCCCGTGGGAACAGTGAAAACCGTTGACGGTAAATTTAAAAACAAGCTGGACAGGTATTTTTTGTATGGAAAAAACATTGAGTTCTAA